One window of the Crassaminicella thermophila genome contains the following:
- a CDS encoding Rossmann-like and DUF2520 domain-containing protein: MKIGFIGAGKVGTAFGIYLKNNGFEVCGYYSKTFASAQQAAMLTNSKAVVCVDEIVNTSEILFITTSDDAIEKVCNDLAQKNLLHKGQIIVHMSGAASSNILREAKKKGCFIYSMHPLQAFADIEKAVEDLKSTVFSIEGDQEKFEVMENILKKLGNTYFKLTQEQKSIYHMTACVVSNYLVTLMDYGLSLFLSIGIDEEEGYKALYPLIEGTIKNIYNLGTKNALTGPIARGDIGTVQKHIEALKNIKPDCLEFYKFLGLKTAELAEKKDINNKEKLEELKNILKEV; encoded by the coding sequence TTGAAAATAGGATTTATTGGGGCAGGGAAAGTAGGAACAGCATTTGGTATATATTTAAAGAATAATGGTTTTGAAGTTTGTGGATATTATAGTAAAACATTTGCATCAGCACAACAGGCTGCAATGCTAACTAATAGTAAAGCGGTTGTTTGCGTAGATGAAATAGTAAATACTTCAGAAATATTATTTATTACTACAAGTGATGATGCAATTGAAAAGGTTTGCAATGATTTAGCGCAAAAAAATCTACTTCATAAAGGACAAATAATTGTGCATATGAGTGGAGCAGCTTCTTCAAATATTTTAAGGGAAGCAAAGAAAAAAGGCTGTTTTATTTATTCTATGCATCCACTGCAAGCTTTTGCAGATATAGAAAAAGCTGTAGAAGATTTAAAAAGTACAGTATTTAGTATTGAAGGTGATCAAGAAAAATTTGAAGTAATGGAAAATATTTTAAAAAAGCTTGGAAATACTTATTTTAAGTTAACACAAGAGCAAAAGAGTATATATCACATGACAGCCTGTGTTGTATCTAACTATCTGGTTACACTAATGGATTATGGATTATCTTTATTTTTATCTATTGGTATTGATGAAGAGGAAGGATATAAAGCTTTATATCCTCTTATAGAAGGAACAATCAAAAATATTTATAATTTAGGAACAAAAAATGCTTTAACAGGACCTATTGCAAGAGGAGATATAGGAACTGTACAAAAGCATATTGAGGCACTTAAAAATATAAAACCTGATTGCTTGGAGTTTTATAAATTTTTGGGATTAAAAACAGCTGAATTGGCTGAAAAAAAAGATATTAATAACAAAGAGAAGTTAGAAGAATTAAAAAATATTTTAAAAGAGGTGTAA
- the panB gene encoding 3-methyl-2-oxobutanoate hydroxymethyltransferase → MAKKFTVSSFQKAKKDGNKISMLTAYDYSTAKLLDEAGVDSLLVGDSLGMVMLGYENTLQVTIEDMIHHCRAVSRGVKRAMVIGDMPFLSYHVTVEDSVRNAGRLIQEGGAHAVKLEGGSDVIDQVRAIVRAQIPVIGHLGLTPQSINVFGGFKVQGKSEEAARKIIEDAMLLQDAGVFAIVLECVPEKLAKLISEKLDIPTIGIGAGKYCDGQVLVTQDMLGMYTDFTPKFVKKYANLNEEIISATKAYINEMKECAFPSKEHTFHIDDEVIEKLY, encoded by the coding sequence ATGGCAAAAAAATTTACTGTAAGTTCATTTCAAAAGGCAAAAAAAGATGGAAATAAGATTTCTATGCTTACTGCATATGATTATTCTACAGCAAAGCTTTTAGACGAAGCAGGTGTAGATAGTTTATTAGTTGGAGATTCTTTAGGGATGGTAATGTTAGGATATGAAAATACTTTGCAGGTAACAATAGAAGATATGATTCATCACTGTAGAGCTGTTTCAAGAGGTGTAAAACGTGCTATGGTTATAGGTGATATGCCATTTTTATCATATCATGTAACAGTTGAGGATAGTGTCAGAAATGCAGGAAGATTGATTCAAGAGGGAGGAGCTCATGCAGTAAAGCTTGAAGGTGGAAGTGATGTTATTGATCAGGTAAGAGCTATTGTAAGGGCACAGATTCCTGTAATTGGTCATTTGGGACTTACACCTCAATCAATAAATGTGTTTGGAGGATTTAAGGTACAAGGAAAAAGTGAAGAGGCAGCAAGAAAAATTATCGAAGATGCAATGTTACTACAAGATGCAGGAGTATTTGCAATTGTTTTAGAATGTGTTCCTGAAAAACTTGCAAAACTTATTAGTGAAAAACTCGATATTCCTACAATTGGTATTGGAGCTGGAAAGTATTGTGATGGACAAGTTTTAGTAACACAAGATATGTTAGGAATGTACACAGATTTTACACCTAAGTTTGTAAAAAAATATGCTAATTTAAATGAAGAGATTATTTCTGCTACAAAAGCTTATATAAATGAAATGAAAGAATGTGCTTTTCCTAGCAAAGAGCATACCTTCCATATTGACGATGAAGTGATTGAAAAGTTATATTAG
- a CDS encoding sensor histidine kinase produces MSLKKRITLTICSITIFLLILLSFIVYTRSASILNDDARNYMVSQLERVQENIDLLIKNNELETQALALNQKTIAFMENKVSVRYMNHFLIEEMRKKNERYHHYMDLFILNNDGRIVATCMPEAMHLDLSTRAYFIKASQIKDTVVSDILRARSDQSLIVITVSPIRNLKDEVLGYAGIAIKAGYFSNIARDLKLGKTGYYAIVDANNMILFHPKKELIGNKSIYEMTEKILMNVNRKDINIVEKTIFKNNQSKELQIYKLMKSKNWILIASLSEKEMYEKSKELLIYVASVGLIVIFISIIMGIYISNRIAVPIVAITNYINKAANGNSRIEKSIYQSIQSLREEELLNVNSEKEQNSRDEIRNLKTSLKNMKAYLTSMLYKFESESKELIKTSQDLTKKIEDLSSRTADFISILSHDLKTSITLIKGYARGLHSGIIEDEITKRQFLEGIIGGVEDIEKITCDILDNAYEAQCSKKFNKKKIMVKDFTKELFQEAKQYVINSNRVFEGVYKVDEGYFFIEAIKIKRVWNNLLNNAVKYSEEGSKINVCICEEEKKVQFKIADEGIGIDENEMNNIFDMFYRGDNHVKKGYGLGLFISKSIIEAHNAKLYVKSRYKKGATFWFYLDVEDE; encoded by the coding sequence ATGAGCCTAAAAAAAAGAATTACCTTAACTATATGTTCTATCACTATTTTTTTGCTTATACTTTTGAGTTTTATTGTATATACTCGGTCGGCATCCATTTTAAATGATGATGCTAGAAATTATATGGTATCTCAGCTAGAAAGAGTGCAAGAAAATATTGACTTATTAATAAAAAATAATGAATTGGAAACACAAGCCCTTGCGCTCAATCAAAAAACTATTGCATTTATGGAAAATAAAGTAAGTGTTCGTTATATGAATCATTTTTTAATAGAAGAAATGAGAAAGAAAAATGAAAGGTATCATCACTATATGGATCTTTTTATTTTAAATAATGATGGAAGGATTGTAGCTACTTGTATGCCAGAAGCAATGCATTTAGATTTATCTACAAGAGCGTATTTTATAAAGGCATCTCAAATAAAAGATACTGTTGTGAGTGATATATTAAGAGCAAGATCAGATCAGTCATTAATTGTTATCACTGTAAGCCCTATAAGGAATTTAAAAGATGAAGTGCTAGGTTATGCGGGTATTGCAATAAAGGCAGGATATTTTTCAAATATTGCAAGGGACTTGAAACTGGGAAAAACAGGGTACTATGCCATTGTAGATGCAAACAATATGATTCTTTTCCATCCTAAAAAAGAATTAATCGGTAATAAATCAATTTATGAAATGACAGAAAAGATTCTTATGAATGTTAATAGAAAAGATATAAATATCGTGGAAAAAACCATATTTAAAAATAATCAATCAAAAGAACTGCAAATATATAAACTGATGAAAAGTAAAAATTGGATTTTGATTGCATCTCTTTCTGAGAAAGAAATGTATGAAAAATCAAAAGAACTTTTGATTTATGTAGCATCCGTAGGGCTTATTGTAATTTTCATTTCAATTATTATGGGTATATATATATCAAATAGAATAGCTGTTCCAATTGTAGCCATAACGAATTACATTAATAAAGCTGCAAATGGAAATTCGAGAATAGAAAAATCTATCTATCAATCGATTCAAAGTTTACGTGAAGAAGAGCTTCTGAATGTAAATAGCGAAAAAGAGCAAAATTCAAGGGATGAGATTCGTAACTTAAAAACATCATTAAAAAATATGAAAGCTTATTTAACATCTATGCTTTATAAGTTTGAATCTGAAAGCAAAGAACTTATAAAAACTTCTCAGGATCTAACAAAGAAAATAGAAGATTTATCATCAAGAACTGCCGATTTTATTTCTATACTTTCCCATGATTTAAAAACATCTATTACCCTGATTAAAGGTTATGCAAGAGGATTGCATTCTGGGATTATAGAGGATGAAATAACCAAAAGACAGTTTTTAGAAGGGATTATTGGAGGGGTTGAAGATATAGAAAAAATAACCTGTGATATTTTAGATAATGCGTATGAAGCCCAGTGTAGTAAAAAATTCAACAAGAAGAAAATTATGGTTAAAGATTTCACAAAGGAGTTATTTCAAGAAGCAAAACAGTATGTAATCAATTCAAACCGAGTATTTGAAGGAGTTTATAAGGTAGATGAAGGGTATTTTTTTATAGAAGCAATAAAAATAAAAAGAGTATGGAATAATCTATTAAACAATGCGGTGAAGTATTCGGAAGAAGGTAGCAAGATTAATGTGTGTATCTGTGAGGAAGAAAAGAAGGTTCAATTTAAAATAGCGGATGAAGGAATTGGAATTGATGAAAATGAGATGAATAATATTTTTGATATGTTCTATAGGGGAGATAATCATGTAAAAAAGGGTTATGGTCTTGGATTATTTATTTCAAAATCTATTATAGAAGCTCATAATGCAAAGCTTTATGTTAAATCACGATATAAAAAAGGTGCTACATTTTGGTTTTATTTAGATGTGGAAGATGAATAA
- a CDS encoding response regulator transcription factor → MCKIMVVDDEKKIVKMISEFMKIYQIQVIPAFSGKDALARLDDSIQLIILDINMSQLNGIETCKNIRKKSNVPILFLSANSSQADKILGLGVGADDYITKPFDPIELVARVKANIRRHSEYNKLSKEKNIIQFDDIQIHKDAYKVLKNGEELNLSSTEFKLLLYFVDNSYIALTRKQILNHVWESELYGDNTVTKYVKRLRDKLGNNTYIKSVRSVGYIFEPKYLKHIKSLPFKD, encoded by the coding sequence ATGTGCAAAATCATGGTTGTAGATGATGAAAAAAAAATTGTAAAAATGATTTCTGAATTTATGAAAATCTATCAGATTCAAGTTATACCTGCCTTTAGCGGAAAAGATGCCCTTGCTCGATTAGATGATTCTATCCAACTAATTATATTAGATATTAATATGTCTCAGTTAAATGGTATTGAAACATGTAAAAATATAAGAAAAAAAAGTAATGTTCCCATCCTTTTTCTTAGTGCAAATTCTAGTCAAGCTGATAAAATATTAGGTTTAGGAGTAGGTGCAGATGACTACATAACAAAACCTTTTGATCCTATAGAACTTGTTGCTAGAGTAAAGGCAAATATAAGACGTCATAGTGAATATAATAAACTTTCTAAAGAAAAAAATATTATTCAATTTGATGATATACAAATTCATAAAGATGCTTACAAGGTGTTAAAAAATGGAGAAGAACTTAATTTATCATCAACAGAATTTAAGTTATTGCTATATTTTGTTGACAATTCATACATTGCTTTAACCAGAAAACAAATTTTAAATCATGTATGGGAAAGTGAATTATACGGTGATAATACAGTTACAAAATACGTAAAAAGATTAAGAGATAAACTAGGAAATAATACTTATATCAAATCCGTCAGGAGTGTAGGATATATATTTGAGCCAAAATATCTTAAACATATAAAAAGTCTTCCTTTTAAAGATTAA
- a CDS encoding YjiH family protein — translation MEKTKKQQIISASNIMKFIFFSAIGIFMFFIPISVGQKSTIPIDHIVTAIKTYFSSVVPIYAFIVVILGGIRPFINKTWNKDGVTIAFSILKFLGIIVGVMAYFQFGPAWLFEKDMVPFLFNKLVIPVGLIVPIGSVFLSFLVGYGLLEFIGVLMRPVMKPIWKTPGRSAVDAVASFVGSYSIGLLITNRVFKEGKYTIKEACIIATGFSTVSATFMIIVAKTLGLMDVWNLYFWTTLIITFIVTAITVRIKPLRSKSDTYITEKGDPEPQLEGNLLNNAFNEGLKAAEQSVSLGKNIMDNLKDGFAMAMGILPSILSVGLLGLILAKYTPVFDIIGYIFYPFTLLLRIPEPMLAAKAAAVEVAEMFLPALLVTGAPMVTKFVIGIVSVSSVLFFSASIPCILSTEIPITITEILIIWIERTIFTLLLAAPVALFLF, via the coding sequence TTGGAAAAGACAAAAAAACAACAAATTATAAGTGCAAGTAATATTATGAAATTTATTTTTTTCAGTGCAATTGGTATTTTTATGTTTTTTATCCCTATCAGTGTAGGCCAAAAATCTACAATCCCTATTGATCATATTGTTACAGCTATTAAGACCTATTTTTCATCAGTAGTACCTATTTATGCATTTATTGTCGTTATTTTAGGAGGAATAAGGCCATTTATCAATAAAACATGGAACAAAGATGGTGTTACAATTGCTTTTTCCATTTTAAAATTCTTAGGAATTATTGTTGGCGTAATGGCGTATTTTCAATTTGGACCTGCTTGGTTATTTGAAAAAGACATGGTACCATTTTTGTTTAATAAACTTGTAATACCTGTAGGATTAATTGTACCAATTGGTTCAGTATTCCTTTCTTTTCTTGTAGGATATGGTCTTTTAGAGTTTATCGGTGTATTAATGAGACCTGTTATGAAGCCAATATGGAAAACTCCTGGAAGATCAGCTGTTGATGCAGTAGCTTCTTTTGTGGGAAGTTACTCAATTGGTCTTTTGATTACAAACCGCGTATTTAAAGAAGGAAAATATACAATAAAAGAAGCGTGTATTATTGCAACAGGATTTTCTACAGTATCAGCTACTTTTATGATTATAGTAGCAAAAACTTTAGGACTTATGGATGTTTGGAACCTATATTTTTGGACTACATTGATTATTACTTTTATTGTGACGGCAATTACTGTAAGAATCAAGCCATTAAGAAGTAAAAGTGATACTTATATAACGGAAAAAGGAGATCCAGAACCTCAATTAGAAGGAAACCTACTGAATAATGCATTCAATGAAGGTTTAAAGGCTGCAGAACAATCTGTTTCTTTAGGAAAAAATATTATGGATAATCTTAAAGATGGATTTGCTATGGCTATGGGTATATTGCCTTCCATACTTTCAGTAGGATTATTAGGTTTAATATTAGCAAAATATACACCTGTCTTTGATATAATAGGATATATTTTCTATCCATTTACTCTTTTGTTAAGAATCCCAGAGCCTATGTTAGCAGCAAAAGCTGCTGCTGTTGAAGTAGCAGAAATGTTTTTACCTGCTTTACTTGTAACAGGTGCACCAATGGTTACAAAGTTTGTTATTGGGATTGTATCAGTATCATCTGTGTTGTTCTTTTCAGCATCTATACCATGTATTCTATCAACAGAGATTCCAATAACGATTACAGAAATATTAATAATATGGATTGAAAGGACTATTTTTACATTATTGCTGGCAGCTCCAGTTGCACTGTTTTTATTCTAA
- a CDS encoding sodium-dependent transporter, protein MKRDSFGSRLGILAAAAGSAIGLGNIWKFPFITGQNGGAAFILVYLLCIALIGLPVMLSEFVLGRKTQANAAGAFKAIEQDKPWHLSGYIAIATAFIILSYYAMIAGWIFSYIGRAATGKLMTIAPEQLGDYFGSIIGSNVEPMVCTFLVVALTAFMVMSGVKDGIEKYSKILMPVLLVILVGLMIRSVTLDDASKGLEFLFKPDFSKLTTSGVLEALGHAFYSLSLGMGIILTYGSYINKKENILKLALQVTIADTLIALMAGIVIFPAVFAYGFKPDAGPGLIFITLPAVFQEMPFGALFETLFFLLVGIAALTSTISLLEVVVAFVTEQFNIARKKATILLALAIYLLSIPSTLSFGMWSGIKMFGGKTFFDLFDFVASNISLPLGGILVCIFVGWIWGTENAVKEITSNGLYVFKYNGLYDFIIKFLAPAAIIVIFLNSTGLLSTVLASDQLGSFVFAGVGALLFVGLVFISRRSRMKKANF, encoded by the coding sequence ATGAAGAGAGATAGTTTTGGATCAAGATTAGGTATTTTAGCAGCCGCAGCAGGATCTGCTATAGGCTTAGGAAATATATGGAAATTCCCTTTTATAACAGGACAAAATGGGGGAGCTGCATTTATTTTAGTTTATTTATTATGTATTGCATTGATAGGGCTTCCTGTTATGCTATCTGAGTTTGTATTAGGTAGAAAAACCCAAGCAAATGCAGCGGGTGCTTTTAAGGCAATAGAGCAAGATAAGCCTTGGCATTTATCAGGATATATAGCAATAGCTACAGCGTTTATTATTTTATCTTATTATGCAATGATTGCAGGTTGGATTTTTTCATATATAGGTAGAGCAGCAACAGGAAAGTTGATGACTATAGCACCAGAACAGTTAGGAGATTATTTTGGAAGTATTATTGGAAGTAATGTAGAACCTATGGTTTGTACATTTTTAGTAGTTGCATTAACAGCTTTTATGGTTATGTCAGGGGTTAAGGATGGTATAGAAAAATATAGTAAAATATTAATGCCTGTTTTATTAGTAATATTAGTAGGACTTATGATTCGCTCTGTAACTTTAGATGATGCTTCAAAAGGATTAGAATTCTTATTTAAACCAGATTTTTCAAAGCTAACTACAAGTGGAGTACTTGAGGCCTTAGGACATGCTTTTTATTCTTTAAGCTTAGGTATGGGAATTATTTTAACTTATGGTAGTTATATTAACAAAAAGGAAAATATATTAAAATTAGCCCTTCAAGTAACTATTGCAGATACATTAATTGCTCTAATGGCAGGAATTGTTATTTTCCCAGCAGTATTTGCATATGGATTTAAGCCAGATGCAGGACCAGGACTAATATTTATTACATTGCCAGCAGTTTTTCAAGAAATGCCTTTTGGAGCTCTATTTGAAACATTATTTTTCTTGCTTGTAGGGATTGCAGCATTAACATCTACTATTTCACTTTTAGAGGTAGTTGTTGCATTTGTTACAGAACAGTTTAATATAGCAAGAAAGAAAGCAACTATTTTATTAGCTTTAGCTATTTATTTACTATCCATTCCGAGTACATTATCCTTTGGAATGTGGAGTGGTATCAAAATGTTTGGAGGAAAAACATTCTTTGATTTATTTGACTTTGTAGCATCGAATATATCTTTACCGCTAGGTGGAATATTGGTATGTATCTTTGTAGGATGGATATGGGGTACTGAAAATGCAGTTAAAGAGATTACAAGCAATGGATTATATGTATTTAAATATAATGGATTATATGATTTTATCATTAAATTTTTAGCTCCTGCTGCAATTATTGTGATTTTCCTAAATTCTACAGGATTACTAAGTACAGTTTTAGCATCTGATCAATTAGGTTCTTTTGTATTTGCAGGAGTAGGAGCACTTCTTTTTGTTGGATTAGTTTTTATAAGCAGAAGAAGTAGAATGAAAAAAGCAAATTTTTAG
- a CDS encoding phosphotransferase family protein: MNMVIDDEARNIIKDVFKQKISIKPVGNHYLGRHRVYLVTDENNQSVIFKLYLKKNRWNREVATLKLLSNSKIKVPKLIDYGRWNEKEWMITEYIQGKIFSKIEDEVEVKNQLKVFREMGKELGKIHNFKIFDFFGNWDENGKSLDYGMDYKEVFKRRYYSVLEKIFEKELPHRELHKKAAQYIEKKFCVIENVKKAVLCHNDFDIRNIILRKTDDTWMLAGIIDFEQSFPWDKDLDMAYLYYRIASKNRGYEKAFLEGYKEESVLEESFYEKMKFYLIYIGLYICSWSYDRAFDHYMQGVNILKVFM, encoded by the coding sequence ATGAATATGGTTATAGATGATGAAGCGAGAAATATTATAAAGGATGTTTTTAAACAGAAGATTTCTATAAAACCTGTAGGCAATCATTATTTAGGGCGACATAGGGTCTATCTTGTAACGGATGAAAACAATCAATCTGTTATTTTTAAACTTTATCTTAAAAAAAACAGGTGGAATAGAGAAGTGGCAACGTTAAAATTACTTTCAAATAGTAAAATCAAAGTACCAAAATTGATAGATTATGGTAGATGGAATGAAAAAGAGTGGATGATTACAGAATATATTCAAGGAAAAATTTTTTCAAAGATAGAAGATGAAGTAGAGGTAAAAAATCAATTGAAAGTATTTAGAGAAATGGGAAAAGAATTAGGGAAAATACATAACTTTAAGATCTTCGACTTTTTTGGGAATTGGGATGAAAATGGAAAAAGTCTAGATTATGGAATGGATTATAAAGAAGTTTTTAAAAGAAGATATTATTCTGTTTTAGAAAAGATTTTTGAAAAAGAACTTCCTCATAGGGAATTGCATAAAAAGGCAGCTCAATATATTGAAAAAAAATTTTGTGTTATTGAAAATGTTAAGAAAGCTGTATTATGCCATAATGATTTTGATATAAGGAATATAATTTTACGAAAAACAGACGATACTTGGATGCTTGCAGGAATTATTGATTTTGAACAGAGTTTTCCGTGGGATAAAGATTTAGATATGGCTTACTTGTATTATAGGATTGCTTCAAAAAATAGAGGATATGAGAAAGCTTTTTTAGAAGGATATAAAGAAGAATCAGTATTAGAAGAAAGCTTTTATGAAAAAATGAAATTTTATTTAATATATATAGGTCTATATATATGCAGTTGGTCGTATGATAGAGCTTTTGACCATTATATGCAAGGAGTAAATATTTTAAAAGTGTTTATGTAA